One Prosthecobacter vanneervenii genomic window carries:
- a CDS encoding Fic family protein: protein MQTEIQTLEALRDDWRALQPLTAENEARLWKKLRLEWNYHSNHIEGNTLTYGETELLLLHDRTHGNHSHREYLEMKAHDVGIEHVRTLAADKDRLISEGDIRDLNRIILKEPFWKQATTANGQTTRKEIIPGEYKTTPNSVLQATGEILSFASVEETPARMSDLVAWLRAELTSPTLPVAACIAKLHHDFIIIHPFEDGNGRVARLLVNYVLMRGGWLPLIVHTEEKEDYLTALRLADAGELSALMTYLQRRLEWSMQIGIKAAKGESIEEPSDLEKEVAIFVRNQQESKDKVVFRSQEVLRQLFDLGLREFVERVETKLSKLVPLFRDHRVTIQPHLPAAQGNPVKALELMIQATEHVSSFSMQHVFLRYLTKAPQPFNVSVTATMTFDDSQYALNLAGQDLIRRRYNKPVLPDEAETLANKALAHAFAEIKKLSGSTE, encoded by the coding sequence ATGCAAACAGAGATCCAGACCCTCGAAGCCCTGCGGGATGATTGGCGGGCCCTCCAGCCACTGACGGCGGAAAACGAGGCACGCCTGTGGAAAAAGCTGCGCCTGGAGTGGAACTACCACTCCAACCACATCGAGGGCAATACGCTGACCTACGGTGAAACAGAGCTGCTCCTGCTGCATGACCGCACCCACGGCAACCACAGCCATCGCGAGTATCTGGAGATGAAAGCCCACGATGTGGGCATCGAGCACGTGCGCACCCTCGCCGCCGACAAAGACCGCCTCATCTCCGAAGGCGACATCCGTGACCTGAACCGCATCATCCTCAAGGAGCCCTTCTGGAAACAAGCAACAACCGCAAACGGCCAGACCACTCGCAAGGAGATCATCCCCGGCGAGTACAAGACCACCCCCAACAGCGTGCTCCAGGCCACAGGGGAGATCCTGAGCTTTGCCAGCGTGGAGGAAACACCTGCACGCATGAGCGATCTCGTGGCATGGCTGCGAGCGGAGCTGACATCCCCCACCCTGCCCGTCGCAGCATGCATCGCCAAGCTGCATCACGACTTTATCATCATTCATCCCTTTGAGGATGGAAACGGCCGTGTGGCCCGCCTGCTGGTGAACTACGTGCTCATGCGCGGCGGCTGGCTGCCCCTCATCGTCCACACCGAGGAGAAAGAAGACTACCTTACCGCACTTCGCCTGGCCGATGCCGGCGAACTCTCCGCCCTCATGACCTACCTCCAGCGCCGCCTGGAGTGGTCCATGCAGATCGGCATCAAAGCCGCCAAGGGAGAGAGCATCGAAGAGCCAAGCGATCTGGAAAAGGAAGTGGCGATCTTTGTGCGGAATCAGCAGGAAAGTAAGGACAAGGTTGTGTTTCGGTCCCAGGAGGTTTTGCGCCAGCTTTTTGATTTGGGACTTCGTGAGTTTGTTGAAAGGGTGGAGACGAAGCTCAGTAAATTAGTCCCTCTTTTCAGAGATCATCGTGTGACGATTCAACCTCATTTGCCTGCCGCTCAAGGCAATCCAGTGAAGGCCTTGGAACTCATGATTCAAGCAACTGAACATGTATCTTCATTCAGCATGCAGCATGTTTTCCTGCGTTATTTAACTAAAGCTCCCCAGCCGTTCAACGTCTCAGTTACTGCAACTATGACCTTCGATGATAGCCAATACGCACTTAATCTTGCAGGACAGGACTTAATCCGAAGGCGTTACAACAAGCCCGTCCTCCCAGACGAGGCTGAAACTCTGGCCAACAAAGCCTTGGCACATGCCTTCGCTGAGATCAAAAAACTCAGCGGTAGCACAGAATGA